In the Candidatus Omnitrophota bacterium genome, TCCTTGGGATGGATCAGGTAGGCCAGGATCGCGTGCCCGGCCTCATGATACGCCGTCCATTCCTTGTCCTCCTCGGTCATGATGATGTTGGATTTCTCGCCGAAGGTCACGCGGTCATACGCCTCGGACAGGTCCTTGGTGGCGATGGTCTGCCGGTGCTCGCGCAGGGCGATCAGCCCGGCCTCGCGCACCATGCTGTCAATGTCGGAAGGGGAGAACCAGAGGGTCTTTCTTGCCAGGATGTCGGTGTTGATGGAGCCGTCGGTTTTGATGCGGTGCAGGTAAAAATCGAAAAGCTCTTTGCGCTCTTTGAGGTTGGGGCGGTTCACGTAGATCTTGCGGTCGAACCGTCCGGCCCGCATCAGGGCCGCGTCGAGTTGGTATTCCGGGACGTTGGTCGCGGCTAGAACAACAATGTTGTTTTCCTTCTGCCGCAGGCCGTCCATCTCGGTCAGGAACTGGTTGATGGTCGCGTTGTGACCTTCCCCGGCCCCGTCGGACCCGCTGGACACGCGCGTCCGGGCAAACGAATCGATTTCATCGATGAAGATGATGCACCCGCCCTCCATGCTGGCCAGCGCGCGGGCCTGCTTGAACAGGGATTTCATCTGCATCGCGCCCTGCCCGACCAGGATGCCCACGAACTCGCTTCCCACCGCCGAGATCAGCGGCAGTTCGCATTCCGTGGCAATGGCCTTGGCCAGGTAGGTTTTTCCGCAGCCCGGCGGGCCGATCATGATGGTCCCCTTGATGACCTTGCCGCCGATCGCCTTGATGAGGTGCCGGTCCTTGAGAAGCTTCACCAGTTCCCACGCTTCCTTCTTGGCCGACTCCATGCCGATGACTTCGTCCCATTTCACGTTGGCGCTGGCCTTGCTCATCTTTTCCGCGCCGAGCTTGCCGAAAAGCCCACCCTGCATCAGCGCGTACTGCATCCCGAAATAGAAGGGGATGGAGAAAAGGTGGATCAAGAGGAACATGGCCATCATCAGGCCGAATTGCGC is a window encoding:
- a CDS encoding AAA family ATPase, encoding MKKLVIFFRLYWLRILIFILFAAVFTACGYFIATGTSNYFASEGFVRKQLSAQFGLMMAMFLLIHLFSIPFYFGMQYALMQGGLFGKLGAEKMSKASANVKWDEVIGMESAKKEAWELVKLLKDRHLIKAIGGKVIKGTIMIGPPGCGKTYLAKAIATECELPLISAVGSEFVGILVGQGAMQMKSLFKQARALASMEGGCIIFIDEIDSFARTRVSSGSDGAGEGHNATINQFLTEMDGLRQKENNIVVLAATNVPEYQLDAALMRAGRFDRKIYVNRPNLKERKELFDFYLHRIKTDGSINTDILARKTLWFSPSDIDSMVREAGLIALREHRQTIATKDLSEAYDRVTFGEKSNIIMTEEDKEWTAYHEAGHAILAYLIHPKDDVIKATIVPRRGALGFVFHRPGEESYSYNKEYFLAQIKIALASYAAERIKFGSTSSGVGGGPGADFDTALEIAQAMVWSYGMGKSGLIGDYWYNTTLASNKTRETLDADVQDILQTCLAEVTETLKQNNDLFEFFSQELLKKEELEYDEIQAIFDKFNVKPISRRSPLSV